The following nucleotide sequence is from Tardiphaga alba.
TGCACCGCCAGCATCACGAGCTTGATCAGCGCCAGATGCGCGGAGCGATACAAGCCCATCATCAGCGCGACATTGGCGATCGCGATACCGGTGGCGCCAACAGCGACAATGCGGCGGGTCCAGATTTCGAGATATACGGCCGTCTCTTCTTTCACGCGGAACAAAGCCAGCGGACCGAACAGAGCGCGCATGCCGCAGATGATCGCACGCGCCACCACATAACTGTTCACGATCGCAAGGATCGCGAGCCGCGTGGTGCCGGCATCGCCGATCTGGGTGCCGAGCAGCAGCGACACGGTGCCGGTGAAGACGAAGATCGGGATCAGTTCGAGCAGCAATCGGCCGATCACATAAGGCAGCCGCAGCAGCGACTGCCAGGCGCGCGTCAGGCTGCGCCGGCGAGTGTTGAGATTGGGGCTTTCAGTGATGTCGGCGGTGGAAGACGGCGGATCGACGCTGGCGATGAGGGCAGAGGGCGCACGCGCGACAAAAGGAATACGCGCCTCGAGCGCGGCCTGCGGCCGGCGCAGCAGCCAGACGACGAGCCATTCGGCCGCGAGCGCGCCGCCAAATACGACAACGAGCTTCCAGGCAATATCGAACAGCAGTTGATACGTGTCGGGATCGTTGGCCGCATTTTTCAACCAAAGCCATAGCGCAGGAAAGCGGGTGACCGATTGAACGGCGGTCGAAACCTCGCGCGAGATATCGCCGAGCTGATCCGCAATCGTGACAAGCAATTGGGCGCCAAGACTGTCGGCATCGAGCGGGATCGCGGGCTTCTTCTCAGGCTCGGCCGGTTTTGCCTGAGCGATCGCCTGCAGTGTCGTGATCATCTGTTTGCGCTTGACATCGTCTTGCAACGTCTCAAGCGCAGCCTTGGCCTGCTCCGGCGTCATTACGGGCGCAGCAGCGGCGGCAGGCGCGTCAGCCTTTTGCGCGAGCGCAGGCGCGCTGAATGGCGCAGCCAGGAGAAGACAGAGCAATGCAAAAAGCGGGAAAGACTTCTTCGCCAAGATGGGCCCCTTCAAGACGACCTGGAAAGCGCCCTTTTCGCCCATTTCATGTGTCGGAAGTTTGGTTCCCGGACGCGAATTGCGCGAAAAACTGCCAAAGCACGGCAGAGCTGCGCTCAGCGGGATGCGTCAGATATCGCGGCCTTCGACCTTCTCGGTCAGGCTCTTGACGAGTTCCGGTACTTTTTCCAAATGCGGATTGACGGCCAGCGCCTTGCGATAGGCTTCGAGCGCCCGCTTATCATCGCCGAATTCCTGCATGATCATGCCGAGGCCGGCCAGCGCACCGAAGTGCCGGGGCTCGCGGGCCAGCACCTGCTCGATGTCCTCCAGCGAGCGGGTGTAGTCGTTCTGCAAGTAATACAGCGTCGCGCGCCGGTTCCAGCCCTCGATATAATCGGGCTTCAACTTGATGACGGCGCTGAGCAGCTTGACCGATACATCGACCTGCTTGGCATCGAATGCCGTTTTGGCGCGGGTCATCAGGAGCGCAGCGGTGTCGCTGGAGGTTTGCGACCACTGGGCCCAGATCCGCCCTTCGACATGCTTGG
It contains:
- a CDS encoding tetratricopeptide repeat protein, with the protein product MALRVRTAAFSVLITALFAATPVVAQVKDPKSVQPGSPKAIPQAPEKLPKIGADKIRGLDFLFGALKAAPDEASAKHVEGRIWAQWSQTSSDTAALLMTRAKTAFDAKQVDVSVKLLSAVIKLKPDYIEGWNRRATLYYLQNDYTRSLEDIEQVLAREPRHFGALAGLGMIMQEFGDDKRALEAYRKALAVNPHLEKVPELVKSLTEKVEGRDI